One Syntrophales bacterium DNA segment encodes these proteins:
- a CDS encoding SAM-dependent methyltransferase produces the protein MNRRAEANPTGNAVEHQPSQTAMGTVFLRAMAAVDRRSGIRGPDDLAQHFLPDDRRIILQDPALRGWVIRNSVSPGMYEFLIARTAYFDGIVKLALAARVPQIVFLGAGYDSRPYRFRDLIGETRIFEMDMPKIQEHKRKLLERARIPIPEQLTFVPVDFRTGGIGGKLSKAGFDPGLEALFVWEGVTYYLPGKAINNTLKAIRDHSYPGSTVCFDYASRSPEKQGSDRVQKLKDNMKSSYPEEPACFALRDGEIESFLEKRGYRILENLTSEDMEARYLNLPDRALAGTVPSVFSFVWAELL, from the coding sequence ATGAACAGGCGTGCGGAAGCGAATCCAACCGGGAATGCCGTTGAGCATCAGCCTTCACAGACCGCGATGGGGACGGTTTTCCTGCGGGCCATGGCGGCGGTGGACAGGAGAAGCGGCATCCGGGGCCCCGATGACCTGGCGCAGCACTTCCTGCCCGATGACCGCAGGATCATTCTCCAGGATCCGGCGCTCAGGGGATGGGTCATCCGGAACTCCGTTTCTCCAGGGATGTACGAGTTCCTGATCGCGCGGACGGCTTACTTCGACGGCATCGTGAAACTGGCCCTGGCCGCAAGGGTTCCGCAGATCGTCTTCCTGGGGGCGGGGTATGACAGCCGGCCCTACCGTTTCCGGGACCTGATCGGGGAAACGCGGATTTTCGAAATGGACATGCCGAAGATCCAGGAGCACAAGCGGAAACTGCTGGAGCGGGCGCGCATTCCCATCCCGGAGCAGCTCACGTTCGTTCCCGTCGACTTCCGGACCGGCGGCATTGGAGGAAAACTCAGCAAGGCGGGATTCGATCCGGGCCTGGAAGCGCTCTTCGTCTGGGAGGGGGTCACGTATTACCTTCCCGGGAAGGCCATCAACAACACGCTCAAGGCGATCAGGGATCATTCGTACCCGGGGAGCACCGTCTGTTTCGACTATGCGTCCCGCTCTCCCGAAAAACAGGGGAGCGACCGGGTGCAGAAATTGAAGGATAACATGAAATCGAGCTATCCCGAAGAACCGGCCTGTTTCGCCTTGCGGGACGGGGAGATCGAATCTTTCCTGGAGAAGAGGGGCTACAGGATCCTGGAGAACCTCACGTCGGAGGATATGGAGGCGAGATACCTGAACCTGCCCGATCGTGCCCTGGCGGGGACGGTTCCTTCCGTGTTCTCCTTTGTCTGGGCGGAGCTTCTGTGA